Proteins from a genomic interval of Desulfomonilaceae bacterium:
- a CDS encoding ferredoxin family protein, whose amino-acid sequence MKGRIRIDRERCKGCGLCITVCPKKKIEISPTLNTKGYYPATFLEEDIDDTEKIECTGCALCAITCPDIAIEVYREEKQKSKDETD is encoded by the coding sequence GTGAAAGGCCGTATTCGAATTGATCGGGAACGCTGCAAGGGCTGCGGTTTATGCATTACCGTGTGCCCCAAGAAAAAGATCGAAATTTCTCCTACGTTAAATACCAAAGGCTATTATCCCGCGACTTTCCTCGAAGAAGACATCGACGATACCGAGAAAATTGAATGCACAGGTTGCGCTTTGTGCGCAATTACGTGCCCGGACATCGCGATCGAGGTTTATCGCGAGGAGAAGCAGAAATCGAAAGACGAAACTGATTGA
- a CDS encoding ATP-binding protein, whose protein sequence is MNRAGNKKEPISSTLSQTRPGTAQANKNRTRSTTVDVPDKSSVYPVNPVSGAFLKWLRKHADEIKSEWAHRLSTLSGSYVETTLDELAGTVSGAFEGNFEYLSSGRLDQIQQFIDYITEKRLQAGFALSDVQKAFELFRVIVTARLKSERRLTLLAESVASINGCLSYTIHKFSDHYQHMHELSITEHARNLEQAISVRTAELAASERRYKTLVEGINDGYFVIQDQRIIFANRAFCSMHRAPLKKTLGRLFLDFVAPESRENLLKAYGEIMNGESGPGPVQYLLAKEPVEHSYREVRARLADLGVGPVIIGICRDISERVSMEAKVREHEQMAYVGRLSASLSHEIRNPLSSIKMNLQILERKLELDGYDRRRLEITVHEVSRLEDILRQLLDTARPLTLNKAPGDVTSIARRCVELLEPKAQEKSLRIIERHSKGIPTTELDSAKIEQAVINLLLNAIDAAPYGGRVSIWTKLVEGNEFPSLELGVRDNGPEIPPDQARQLFTPFSTSKTHGSGLGLSNVKRIVEAHSGAIEARSRKGQGATFLIKLPILTRS, encoded by the coding sequence ATGAACCGCGCCGGTAACAAAAAAGAACCAATATCTTCAACACTGTCCCAAACGCGGCCAGGGACAGCGCAAGCCAACAAAAACAGGACTCGATCCACAACCGTCGACGTTCCGGATAAATCTTCCGTTTACCCTGTCAATCCTGTTTCAGGCGCCTTCCTGAAATGGCTCAGAAAGCACGCCGATGAAATAAAAAGCGAATGGGCCCACAGACTTTCAACACTTTCCGGTTCTTATGTTGAAACCACATTGGATGAATTGGCCGGCACTGTGTCAGGGGCATTCGAGGGCAACTTTGAGTATCTGTCCTCCGGTCGTCTTGATCAGATACAGCAATTCATCGACTATATCACTGAGAAGCGACTACAGGCCGGGTTTGCGCTTTCAGACGTTCAAAAGGCCTTCGAACTTTTCCGCGTCATCGTGACCGCTCGTCTCAAATCTGAACGCCGTTTAACCCTTTTGGCCGAATCTGTAGCCTCCATCAACGGGTGTCTTTCATACACAATTCACAAATTTTCAGACCATTACCAACATATGCACGAACTTTCCATCACTGAACACGCCCGAAACCTGGAGCAGGCCATAAGCGTCAGAACTGCTGAACTGGCGGCCAGTGAGAGACGCTACAAGACTCTGGTTGAAGGGATAAACGACGGCTATTTCGTTATTCAGGATCAAAGAATCATCTTCGCCAACCGGGCTTTCTGTTCCATGCATAGAGCGCCCCTGAAAAAAACGCTTGGCAGACTCTTCCTTGATTTCGTCGCTCCAGAATCGCGCGAGAATCTTCTGAAAGCTTACGGTGAAATCATGAATGGGGAATCAGGACCCGGCCCGGTTCAATATCTTCTTGCAAAAGAACCTGTCGAACACTCGTATCGCGAAGTCAGGGCAAGATTGGCGGACCTTGGCGTCGGGCCGGTCATCATCGGCATTTGTCGCGATATTAGTGAACGAGTGTCAATGGAAGCCAAGGTACGAGAGCATGAACAAATGGCGTACGTTGGGCGACTCTCCGCTTCCCTGTCGCACGAAATAAGGAATCCTCTGTCCTCAATAAAGATGAACCTCCAGATACTTGAAAGAAAACTCGAACTGGATGGCTATGATCGCAGACGTCTTGAAATTACGGTTCATGAGGTTTCGAGACTCGAGGATATTCTGAGGCAATTACTCGACACCGCCCGTCCTCTGACTCTTAACAAAGCGCCTGGGGACGTGACATCAATCGCAAGGAGATGCGTTGAACTGCTTGAACCAAAAGCCCAGGAAAAAAGTCTCAGGATAATTGAGCGCCATTCAAAAGGCATCCCAACGACAGAACTGGACTCGGCAAAAATTGAACAGGCTGTGATAAACCTTTTGCTCAACGCGATTGACGCCGCCCCTTACGGGGGCCGTGTTTCCATATGGACGAAACTGGTGGAAGGCAATGAGTTCCCGTCCCTGGAACTTGGCGTTAGAGACAACGGCCCGGAGATCCCGCCTGATCAGGCTCGACAATTGTTCACGCCTTTTAGCACGAGCAAAACTCACGGAAGCGGACTGGGACTGAGCAACGTCAAGCGTATCGTTGAAGCCCATTCCGGCGCGATCGAAGCGCGCAGCCGTAAGGGTCAGGGAGCGACGTTCCTTATCAAGTTGCCGATACTAACCCGGAGTTAA
- a CDS encoding benzoate-CoA ligase family protein gives MAALEAGQEFDLVTELLGNHPRINGDKIAIYCGDCNITYRELDENINRFVNVLRDLGVAPKDRVMIVAPDSPKFIYAFLGAIKLGAWPVPVNTMLTEDDYIYLLKDSAARLLVTTSDSLVASVETGASSTKKLFLDNGFDPTFASASPHADPYLTKPDDIAFWLYSSGSTGRPKGTPHKQTSLLFTADNYAKNILNISSEDVCFSVSKLFFAYGLGNSVSFPFRFGASSVLLSDRPSPEKVLETLTKFRPSVFFGVPTQYNSLLKKMNGAKFGWVRLCASAGEALPPEVFKKWKEKTGLEILDGIGSTETLHIFISNRPGATRAGTSGRLVPGYEAKIVDDDGQECPPGDTGHLLIRGASVTPGYWNRPEENADRMLADGWFRTGDMYSGMDGYFTYQGRGDDMLKAGGLWVSPMEIEHILLEHEAVNECAVVGHEIEGLVKPFAYVTLNEGWDQSIENNLVQALLDFLSPRLPKFKRPWGIRFVDDLPKTATGKIQRFKLRGPNK, from the coding sequence ATGGCGGCATTGGAAGCCGGACAAGAATTTGACCTGGTAACTGAGCTTCTTGGAAATCATCCGCGTATCAATGGGGATAAAATCGCCATTTACTGCGGAGACTGCAATATTACCTACAGGGAGTTGGACGAGAACATAAACAGATTCGTAAATGTTCTAAGAGACCTGGGTGTCGCGCCTAAGGATCGGGTCATGATCGTCGCCCCTGATTCGCCGAAGTTCATCTACGCTTTTTTGGGCGCTATAAAACTGGGGGCGTGGCCGGTTCCTGTAAACACCATGTTGACGGAAGATGACTACATCTACCTCCTCAAAGACAGCGCAGCGCGTTTGCTGGTTACCACTTCGGACAGCCTCGTCGCCAGTGTGGAAACTGGGGCTTCCTCCACCAAAAAGCTTTTTCTCGACAACGGTTTTGACCCGACCTTCGCTTCGGCCTCACCCCACGCCGACCCATATCTAACAAAACCTGATGACATCGCTTTTTGGCTCTATAGTTCAGGCAGCACTGGAAGACCTAAAGGCACACCGCATAAACAGACCTCTCTGCTTTTCACGGCGGACAATTACGCCAAGAATATCCTGAATATCTCTTCAGAAGATGTGTGTTTTTCCGTCAGCAAACTGTTTTTCGCTTACGGGCTAGGAAACAGCGTTTCATTCCCATTCAGATTCGGGGCGTCTAGCGTGCTCCTGTCCGACAGGCCTTCACCCGAGAAAGTGCTTGAGACGCTTACGAAATTCAGGCCCAGCGTGTTTTTTGGGGTGCCGACACAATATAATTCCCTATTGAAAAAAATGAACGGCGCCAAATTCGGTTGGGTGCGTCTCTGCGCCTCCGCCGGCGAAGCGCTTCCACCCGAAGTCTTCAAGAAGTGGAAGGAAAAAACCGGTTTAGAAATCCTCGACGGCATCGGCTCCACGGAAACGCTTCACATTTTCATTTCGAACCGGCCAGGCGCAACCCGAGCCGGCACATCCGGCAGGCTGGTTCCTGGATATGAGGCCAAAATAGTCGATGATGACGGCCAGGAGTGTCCTCCTGGGGATACCGGCCATCTCCTGATCAGAGGAGCGAGCGTCACCCCTGGATACTGGAACAGACCTGAAGAAAACGCGGACCGGATGCTCGCCGATGGGTGGTTCAGGACAGGTGACATGTATAGTGGAATGGACGGATATTTCACCTATCAGGGGAGAGGAGACGACATGCTGAAAGCCGGAGGATTATGGGTGTCGCCTATGGAGATAGAGCACATCCTGCTGGAGCATGAAGCCGTCAATGAATGCGCTGTAGTGGGTCACGAGATTGAAGGTCTTGTAAAACCTTTCGCTTATGTGACACTGAACGAGGGATGGGATCAGAGCATTGAAAACAATCTGGTCCAAGCTCTTTTGGATTTTCTGTCGCCCAGATTGCCAAAGTTCAAGCGTCCATGGGGAATACGTTTTGTCGATGATTTACCCAAAACAGCCACCGGCAAGATACAGAGGTTCAAGCTCCGTGGGCCCAACAAATAG
- a CDS encoding pyridoxal phosphate-dependent aminotransferase produces the protein MPVSAKIAEFMERSSWIRKMFEQGALLKSQYGPENVFDFSLGNPNLEPSQSVKTAILQAASDISPGVHAYMPNAGLPATRAAVARKIARDECVEIDEKTVLMTVGAGGAINVALKAILNPGDEVIIPKPFFVEYVFYVDNHGGKPVLVPTKADFSLDIEAIESAMTSTTAAVVINSPNNPTGKVYSQAEISQLGALLATKSKELGRTITLISDEPYRGIVYDGITVPSVLNAYPNSMVVTSFSKDLSLPGERLGYIAMNPAMENAKQTYDGLVLCNRILGYVNAPALIQRAVQLCLDDIVDVGVYKRRRDTLYNALTAFGYDLVKPEGAFYLFPKSPIEDDVAFVNLLQKKLILTVPGTGFGGPGYFRIAYCVSDATIEGSLKGFEEAIKEARS, from the coding sequence ATGCCCGTATCCGCGAAAATAGCCGAATTCATGGAACGTTCTTCATGGATCAGAAAGATGTTTGAACAGGGGGCCCTTTTAAAAAGTCAGTATGGACCTGAAAATGTTTTTGACTTTAGCCTCGGGAACCCCAATCTGGAGCCCTCTCAGTCCGTCAAAACGGCTATTTTACAAGCAGCTTCGGACATATCTCCGGGCGTCCACGCATATATGCCGAACGCCGGTCTGCCGGCTACCCGGGCCGCAGTCGCCAGGAAAATAGCCAGAGACGAATGCGTTGAAATTGACGAAAAGACAGTTCTAATGACGGTCGGGGCAGGCGGCGCCATCAATGTCGCTTTGAAGGCTATCCTTAATCCAGGTGATGAAGTCATTATCCCTAAGCCTTTTTTCGTTGAATACGTTTTCTACGTTGACAACCACGGTGGCAAACCGGTTCTGGTACCGACCAAGGCCGATTTCTCCCTGGATATTGAGGCTATTGAATCTGCCATGACTTCGACGACCGCCGCCGTTGTAATAAATTCACCGAATAACCCCACTGGAAAAGTTTACTCCCAGGCCGAAATTTCCCAATTGGGCGCTTTGTTGGCCACCAAAAGCAAAGAACTGGGCAGAACCATCACGTTGATATCCGATGAGCCCTATCGAGGGATAGTATATGACGGAATTACCGTGCCAAGTGTTCTTAACGCGTATCCAAACAGCATGGTCGTCACATCTTTCTCGAAAGACCTTTCTTTGCCTGGAGAGAGGCTTGGATACATCGCCATGAATCCTGCCATGGAGAACGCCAAGCAGACTTATGACGGTCTGGTCCTTTGTAATCGTATCCTGGGGTACGTCAACGCGCCTGCGCTGATTCAGAGAGCTGTTCAATTGTGTCTGGACGATATCGTCGACGTCGGAGTGTACAAACGACGGAGGGACACGCTTTACAATGCGTTGACCGCTTTCGGATATGATCTGGTCAAGCCTGAAGGCGCCTTTTATCTATTCCCCAAATCGCCCATCGAGGATGATGTGGCGTTTGTCAACCTCCTCCAGAAGAAACTGATCCTGACTGTGCCGGGTACGGGCTTCGGCGGTCCAGGATACTTCAGAATCGCCTATTGCGTTTCGGACGCTACGATTGAAGGGTCGCTGAAAGGTTTTGAAGAGGCTATCAAAGAAGCTCGAAGTTAA
- a CDS encoding endonuclease III domain-containing protein, producing the protein MIENRLRSIYQILFAHFGHRRWWPARTPFEVCVGAILTQNTSWKNVVKAISNLDEADRLDALRLYEIREEDLATIIRPAGYYNIKAKRLKNFITHVVEKHDGSLDKMFLASVDDLRKELLSINGVGRETADSMILYAAGKPIFVIDVYTRRVLRRHGILGAEADYDEAQSVFHRNIEPDVALYNDFHAQFVAVGSNYCGTKPKCSGCPLEGM; encoded by the coding sequence TTGATTGAAAACAGGTTGAGGTCAATATACCAGATACTTTTCGCCCACTTTGGGCACAGGCGATGGTGGCCCGCCAGGACGCCTTTCGAAGTGTGTGTAGGAGCGATTCTCACTCAGAACACGTCGTGGAAGAATGTTGTCAAAGCCATCTCGAATCTTGATGAAGCTGACCGCCTTGATGCGCTCAGGCTCTATGAGATCCGGGAAGAAGACCTCGCCACCATTATAAGACCAGCGGGTTACTATAACATCAAGGCCAAACGGCTAAAGAATTTCATAACTCATGTTGTGGAGAAACATGACGGGTCCCTGGATAAAATGTTCCTGGCTTCTGTGGATGACCTCAGGAAGGAATTACTTTCCATAAATGGAGTTGGCAGGGAAACTGCGGACAGCATGATACTCTATGCGGCCGGAAAGCCAATATTTGTAATAGATGTTTACACAAGAAGGGTCTTGAGGCGGCACGGAATTTTAGGCGCGGAAGCGGATTACGATGAGGCTCAATCGGTTTTTCACAGGAACATTGAGCCTGATGTAGCCTTGTACAATGATTTTCACGCGCAGTTCGTAGCTGTAGGCTCCAATTATTGTGGAACCAAACCCAAATGCTCAGGATGTCCTTTGGAGGGAATGTAG
- a CDS encoding DUF721 domain-containing protein — translation MKIRKRTFPQAAGSILNGALREMGLSSSLARQSIVVRWPEIVASAVAKHARAERLVGDTLYVVVDSSVWMNELSAIRLTLLDKLNAWLGPGIPKIREIRFGQVSWRRGELKEANDQPAPSSAKVEPDEKSLRISRSNINLVKDEEVRKIIERLIYKDARLQATKKISSK, via the coding sequence ATGAAGATCAGGAAAAGGACTTTTCCTCAGGCCGCGGGATCAATCCTGAACGGCGCGCTAAGAGAAATGGGGCTGAGTTCTTCTCTGGCCCGCCAGTCTATTGTAGTAAGGTGGCCTGAAATAGTCGCGTCTGCGGTGGCTAAACACGCCAGGGCTGAACGACTGGTTGGTGACACCCTCTATGTTGTTGTAGATTCGTCCGTGTGGATGAATGAGCTTTCAGCCATCAGACTAACTCTGCTTGACAAGTTGAACGCTTGGCTTGGTCCTGGAATTCCCAAAATCCGGGAAATCAGGTTTGGCCAGGTTTCATGGCGGCGAGGGGAGCTAAAAGAGGCCAATGATCAACCTGCGCCCTCGTCGGCCAAAGTTGAGCCCGACGAGAAATCATTAAGAATATCCAGAAGCAACATCAACCTGGTTAAAGACGAAGAAGTTCGAAAGATTATCGAGAGGCTTATATATAAGGACGCTCGTCTCCAGGCGACCAAGAAAATCTCGTCGAAATAG
- a CDS encoding MogA/MoaB family molybdenum cofactor biosynthesis protein: MSMLRVAVLTVSDRSSEGIRPDASGPALIDSVRSLSWRIVDTAICPDDETSISRQLIEWADKDVADLILTTGGTGLAPRDVTPEATQTVITRLIPGIPEAMRAASLRKTPHAMLSRAIAGVRSRALIVNLPGSPRGAVENLDAIAKALEHAVSKIQGDPSDCA; the protein is encoded by the coding sequence ATGAGCATGCTTCGTGTAGCGGTGTTAACTGTTAGTGACAGGTCATCGGAAGGAATCAGACCGGACGCCTCTGGCCCGGCCCTGATCGACAGTGTTCGATCTTTGTCATGGCGGATCGTGGACACGGCTATTTGTCCTGATGATGAGACAAGCATATCCAGACAGCTCATTGAATGGGCTGATAAAGACGTCGCGGATTTGATCCTGACGACGGGCGGCACAGGTCTGGCGCCAAGGGATGTAACTCCCGAGGCGACCCAGACCGTGATCACGCGTCTTATCCCTGGAATACCGGAAGCAATGAGAGCGGCCAGCCTTCGTAAGACCCCCCACGCTATGCTTTCGAGAGCCATAGCCGGAGTGCGCTCAAGGGCGTTGATCGTAAACCTTCCGGGAAGTCCAAGGGGAGCTGTAGAGAATCTGGACGCAATAGCCAAAGCGCTTGAACACGCTGTTTCAAAAATCCAGGGAGACCCTTCGGACTGCGCTTGA
- the speD gene encoding adenosylmethionine decarboxylase, translating into MKALGIHLLIELCSCNRQKLDDMDYLEKIMATAAEVAGATVLKTAFQNFNPQGVSGVVVIAESHLTIHTWPEYGYAAIDIFTCGSKVDPWKAAVFLRQELEAVDMQVRDFQRGIPWEITDAVSSHGAIEHEHASCSGVNC; encoded by the coding sequence ATGAAAGCTTTAGGGATTCATCTCTTGATCGAGCTTTGCTCTTGTAACCGGCAAAAGTTAGACGACATGGATTACCTTGAAAAAATTATGGCCACCGCGGCGGAAGTCGCAGGGGCTACAGTGCTGAAGACAGCGTTTCAGAACTTCAACCCTCAAGGGGTTTCAGGTGTCGTTGTTATAGCTGAATCACATTTAACCATACATACATGGCCTGAGTACGGCTACGCCGCTATCGACATCTTTACCTGCGGGTCCAAGGTCGATCCCTGGAAAGCAGCCGTTTTTCTGAGGCAGGAACTAGAAGCTGTCGATATGCAGGTCAGGGATTTTCAAAGAGGAATTCCCTGGGAAATTACCGACGCAGTGTCCAGTCATGGAGCGATAGAGCATGAGCATGCTTCGTGTAGCGGTGTTAACTGTTAG
- a CDS encoding PrsW family glutamic-type intramembrane protease, with amino-acid sequence MLYFFIANRNEAKSFETVFRVFVWSAAFTIPAAILEHAFDATLKKGTLQESLFASFVLIAPIEEFFKLLAVWVGAYRRSDFRGPMDGLIYALTAALGFVAIENALYTLRLGPEILWSRMLYSTPAHLLFSAVWGYSLGVARFVPSGEIWIILRGFLVSVLFHGSYNLVVALDPARAKINLIPLLLVLAAVAVYLVRRLTRLSPYPYLGDALLIVCPSCEAYTPESSEKCERCGSNLTELDPEAPRFCWKCRHRIAPTAKRCPRCYVRIRQFKAPDVHEESLKKSG; translated from the coding sequence TTGCTTTATTTCTTCATAGCTAACCGTAACGAGGCGAAGTCTTTCGAGACCGTCTTTCGGGTGTTCGTCTGGTCCGCGGCTTTTACTATCCCGGCAGCGATTCTGGAGCATGCCTTTGACGCGACACTGAAGAAGGGGACACTCCAGGAGTCATTGTTCGCAAGCTTTGTCCTGATAGCGCCGATAGAGGAATTTTTCAAGCTGCTGGCTGTATGGGTGGGGGCATACAGAAGATCGGATTTCCGGGGTCCGATGGATGGCCTGATATATGCCCTTACCGCGGCTCTAGGTTTTGTGGCGATTGAAAACGCCCTGTATACATTACGCCTGGGACCGGAGATTCTCTGGTCCCGAATGCTTTACTCCACCCCGGCCCATCTTCTTTTTTCCGCTGTTTGGGGCTATTCCCTGGGGGTCGCCAGATTTGTCCCGTCAGGAGAAATATGGATCATCCTGCGGGGATTTCTGGTCTCGGTACTGTTTCACGGCTCTTACAACCTTGTGGTAGCCCTGGACCCGGCCAGGGCAAAGATTAACCTCATTCCGTTGTTGCTGGTTCTTGCGGCGGTGGCGGTTTATCTTGTCAGGAGATTGACCAGACTTTCCCCTTATCCTTATTTGGGTGACGCGTTATTGATTGTCTGCCCCTCCTGCGAGGCGTATACACCCGAATCTTCGGAAAAGTGCGAGCGATGCGGATCTAACCTGACCGAACTTGATCCCGAGGCTCCCAGGTTTTGCTGGAAATGTCGTCACAGGATAGCGCCTACAGCGAAGCGCTGCCCCAGATGCTACGTGCGCATCAGGCAATTCAAGGCTCCTGACGTTCATGAAGAATCTTTAAAAAAATCTGGATAA
- a CDS encoding dipeptide ABC transporter ATP-binding protein produces the protein MSSHSEQLQETYENPVELVRIENIVKTFPIVQTFFRPGKLVVRAVDGVDLSITEGETLGLVGESGCGKSTLGRLVLRLEKPDSGKIWFEGRDIADIPNSEMKHLRRRMQIIFQDPYSALNPRRTVKSAIMEPLTIHHIGSRKDRIDRVKQLMEEVGLRAEFAERYPHEFSGGQRQRIGIARALALNPSLIVADEPVSALDVSIRAQVLNLMEDLQRKYNLTYLFVSHDLSVVEHISDRVAVMYLGKIVEIGPKRAIYENPLHPYTEALLSAAPIPDPEIERHRIILEGDAPSPISPPSGCRFHPRCRLRIEICPQITPVLKEMGSGHSAACHVRAPAI, from the coding sequence TTGTCATCACATTCCGAACAGCTTCAGGAAACATATGAAAATCCGGTGGAATTGGTCCGGATCGAAAATATCGTCAAGACTTTCCCCATAGTCCAAACTTTTTTTCGACCGGGCAAACTTGTCGTCAGAGCTGTAGATGGAGTTGATTTATCCATTACCGAAGGTGAAACCCTCGGTCTTGTGGGAGAATCGGGATGCGGAAAAAGCACTCTGGGAAGACTCGTTCTCAGGCTCGAAAAACCGGATTCAGGGAAAATATGGTTCGAAGGTCGCGACATTGCCGATATCCCAAACAGCGAGATGAAACATTTACGCCGAAGGATGCAAATAATATTCCAGGATCCATATTCCGCTCTTAATCCTCGACGCACAGTCAAAAGCGCAATTATGGAACCCTTGACGATTCATCACATTGGATCAAGGAAAGACCGAATTGATAGGGTCAAGCAGCTAATGGAAGAAGTCGGTCTGAGAGCGGAATTTGCCGAGAGATACCCGCACGAGTTTTCGGGAGGGCAACGTCAGAGAATTGGAATCGCACGGGCCCTTGCGCTCAATCCCAGCCTCATTGTGGCCGATGAGCCGGTTTCAGCTCTGGACGTCTCCATCCGCGCTCAGGTTCTCAATCTAATGGAAGATCTCCAGAGGAAGTATAATCTTACATATCTATTCGTTTCTCATGATCTGTCCGTGGTAGAGCACATATCGGATCGTGTGGCGGTGATGTATCTTGGCAAGATAGTGGAAATAGGCCCTAAACGCGCCATATATGAAAATCCTCTCCACCCTTATACTGAAGCCCTTCTGAGCGCAGCCCCCATACCTGACCCGGAAATTGAGCGTCATCGGATCATCCTGGAAGGAGACGCGCCTAGCCCGATCAGTCCACCATCCGGATGCCGTTTTCATCCCCGGTGTCGGCTTAGGATAGAAATATGCCCGCAAATTACGCCTGTTCTGAAGGAAATGGGCAGTGGCCATAGCGCAGCGTGTCACGTGAGGGCCCCGGCGATTTAG
- the cdaA gene encoding diadenylate cyclase CdaA: protein MSFIKEFILSISIINLIDIGLISFILYFVAIWFKGTRSMQILVTLIGTGIFYFLATKMGLILTSVLFQYIWAAILIVLVIVFQPEIRQMLDRASPIRHWRNRRYPDADSVLIEEIADAVTELARQKTGALIVFQRLDGLDNLIVKGKELDSALSAELLQAIFQKNSPLHDGAALIYRDRIKAAACILPLSRAEDLSAKYGTRHRAAIGICERSDAICVVISEERGEVSLVDGTQITHFKKRSEFTEAIDKSLSNHRGAAGEHSPRTWRSIFSSNWRLKLLSVATSIFLWFLIVGPQRSEIGISVPIQYTNLPSSMEIVGPWMDRIDVRVRGSSSGLESLNPGVVRAVVDLSKVTPGLNFFRMTPNSLQVPPGITIAQIRPSDLQLNIEAASVKVFKVVPTIIGVLPEKSKIVVSPPDVRVRASQGDLKKLVSVTTDPVNISELALKQQMKVPVAIKPDGLRIDSIEPIQVTVIFETEKP, encoded by the coding sequence ATGTCGTTTATCAAGGAATTTATTCTTTCAATTAGCATCATCAACCTTATCGATATCGGCTTGATCTCGTTCATTCTCTATTTCGTCGCCATCTGGTTCAAGGGAACCAGATCTATGCAGATCCTGGTCACGCTCATAGGAACAGGCATATTCTATTTTCTGGCTACCAAGATGGGGCTGATCCTGACTTCGGTTTTGTTTCAGTATATATGGGCGGCGATCCTAATTGTGCTGGTGATTGTGTTTCAGCCGGAAATCCGGCAGATGTTAGACAGGGCTTCACCGATCAGACACTGGAGAAACAGGCGTTATCCGGATGCGGATTCAGTTCTGATCGAAGAGATCGCCGACGCCGTCACTGAACTGGCCCGCCAGAAAACCGGCGCTCTCATTGTTTTCCAAAGGCTTGACGGTCTGGACAATTTAATAGTAAAGGGCAAGGAATTGGATAGCGCCCTGTCGGCGGAATTACTCCAGGCCATTTTTCAAAAGAATTCTCCGCTCCATGATGGGGCGGCTTTAATATATAGGGATCGTATCAAGGCAGCGGCCTGCATCCTGCCATTGTCCCGCGCCGAGGATCTGAGCGCGAAATATGGGACCAGGCATCGTGCGGCAATTGGAATTTGTGAGAGGTCAGACGCGATTTGTGTCGTCATATCGGAGGAACGAGGAGAAGTTTCTCTTGTAGATGGGACCCAAATCACGCATTTCAAGAAGAGGAGCGAGTTCACTGAGGCCATTGATAAAAGCCTTTCGAATCACCGTGGCGCGGCAGGGGAGCATTCTCCCCGAACATGGCGATCCATATTCTCTTCCAACTGGCGTCTGAAGCTGCTTTCGGTAGCTACGTCCATATTTCTCTGGTTCCTCATAGTGGGTCCTCAACGCTCGGAAATCGGGATTTCCGTCCCGATTCAGTATACCAATCTTCCGTCTTCCATGGAAATTGTGGGACCCTGGATGGACAGGATAGATGTTCGCGTGAGAGGATCATCGTCCGGCCTGGAAAGCTTGAATCCCGGCGTTGTTAGGGCTGTGGTCGATCTCAGCAAGGTTACGCCCGGCCTGAATTTTTTTAGAATGACTCCAAACAGTCTCCAGGTTCCTCCCGGCATAACAATCGCCCAGATCAGGCCGTCAGATCTTCAACTCAACATTGAAGCGGCTTCTGTTAAGGTTTTTAAAGTTGTGCCGACAATTATCGGGGTCTTGCCGGAGAAGAGCAAAATAGTGGTGTCTCCTCCTGATGTCCGTGTCAGAGCTTCACAGGGAGACCTTAAAAAGCTTGTGTCCGTCACTACTGATCCGGTTAACATCTCCGAACTGGCCTTGAAGCAGCAAATGAAAGTTCCTGTCGCTATCAAACCAGATGGACTGAGAATCGATTCAATTGAGCCTATTCAGGTAACAGTAATCTTCGAGACGGAAAAACCTTGA